In the Pedobacter cryoconitis genome, CGTAAGGTTGCAATACTTCGATTAGTTTATCTGTTTCGGTACGGTGACCTGTAGTTTCAAATACCGTGTAATCTTTACGGATCACAACAGCTCTTGCGCCATTTTCACGAAGTAACCGTTCCACGACTACTTTCTCTACAATGGTATCTGTAGGTACTTTATACAAGGCTAATTCCTGCCAGATGATATCCTCATTTGTATTAAAGTATACTTTAAGGACTTCTACTTGTTTTTCAATCTGTCTGGCCAGTTTACTCACTACTTCTTCGGTTTCAGTAATTAAAATATTGAAACGGTGGATGTGTTCAATTTCAGAAGGGGAAACATTCAAACTTTCAATATTGATCTTCCGTCTTGAAAATATAATCGCAATACGGTTAAGTATACCGATCTGATTTTCAGTATATACCGTAATGGTAAATTCTTGTTTAGCATTGGCTAACTCTATATCCTGAGAATTGCTCATAATCGTTAATTATTTAAGTCTGATTTCACTTACACTACAGCCCTGAGGGACCATAGGGAATACATTATGTTCTTTACTTACCATTACTTCTAAAAGGAATGATCCCGGATGCTGCAGCAT is a window encoding:
- the ilvN gene encoding acetolactate synthase small subunit — its product is MSNSQDIELANAKQEFTITVYTENQIGILNRIAIIFSRRKINIESLNVSPSEIEHIHRFNILITETEEVVSKLARQIEKQVEVLKVYFNTNEDIIWQELALYKVPTDTIVEKVVVERLLRENGARAVVIRKDYTVFETTGHRTETDKLIEVLQPYGLIEFVRSARVAIIKDSEGFNSKLREFERREPGQEVIENEFLDKEKNVFTM